A stretch of [Clostridium] innocuum DNA encodes these proteins:
- the mnmA gene encoding tRNA 2-thiouridine(34) synthase MnmA: MSQKVLLGLSGGVDSAVAAYLLKEQGYDVTCAFMRNWDSFANNDIMGNPTIQDDVCPQEQDYLDAKAVADKLGLPLLRVDFVKEYWDHVFTYFLEEYRKGRTPNPDILCNKYIKFDAFMDYARRLGFDTLATGHYAQVDHSAEESRMLRGADNNKDQTYFLCQVSQDALRHSMFPVGHMEKQEVREIAERMELNSVAEKKDSTGICFIGERNFKEFLKNYLPSRDGDIMDIETLEVVGRHSGVLYYTIGQRKGLGIGGNRGPWFVVGKDVQKNILYVTNGSESDWLHSDSCIVSGVNWFSSERPQGDYVCTAKFRYRQPDNDVILRFIDETTVFLRYPQMVSSVTAGQEAVFYQKEECLGGGVIEDVFKEGISLQHRIAGRVNNGN, encoded by the coding sequence ATGAGTCAGAAAGTGTTATTAGGTTTATCAGGTGGGGTAGATTCTGCTGTTGCGGCATATCTGCTGAAGGAGCAGGGATATGATGTGACCTGTGCGTTTATGCGGAACTGGGATTCCTTTGCAAATAATGATATCATGGGAAATCCTACGATTCAGGATGATGTATGTCCGCAGGAACAGGATTATCTGGATGCCAAGGCGGTTGCGGATAAGCTGGGGCTTCCATTGCTTCGCGTGGATTTTGTAAAGGAATACTGGGATCATGTATTCACGTATTTTCTGGAGGAATATCGGAAAGGAAGAACACCAAATCCGGATATTTTGTGTAATAAGTATATAAAGTTCGATGCCTTTATGGACTATGCAAGAAGGCTTGGCTTTGATACCCTGGCAACGGGTCATTATGCTCAGGTGGATCATAGCGCTGAGGAATCCCGCATGCTTAGGGGTGCTGACAATAATAAAGATCAGACATATTTTCTCTGTCAGGTTTCGCAGGATGCACTGCGGCACTCCATGTTTCCCGTCGGACATATGGAAAAGCAAGAGGTGCGCGAAATTGCAGAGCGCATGGAGTTGAACAGTGTTGCAGAGAAAAAGGATTCTACAGGTATCTGCTTTATCGGAGAACGCAATTTCAAGGAATTTTTAAAGAACTATTTGCCGAGCCGGGATGGAGATATTATGGATATTGAAACACTGGAGGTCGTTGGAAGACACAGTGGTGTGTTGTACTATACGATCGGACAGCGAAAGGGTCTTGGCATTGGAGGCAATCGCGGACCGTGGTTTGTGGTTGGCAAGGATGTACAAAAAAACATTTTGTATGTGACAAACGGGAGTGAAAGTGACTGGCTGCATTCCGATAGCTGCATTGTATCCGGTGTCAACTGGTTCTCCTCTGAAAGGCCGCAGGGGGATTATGTTTGTACGGCGAAATTTAGGTACCGGCAGCCGGATAATGATGTTATCCTGCGCTTCATAGATGAAACCACTGTGTTTTTGCGCTATCCGCAAATGGTCAGCTCTGTGACAGCAGGCCAGGAAGCGGTATTTTATCAGAAGGAAGAATGCCTGGGCGGGGGAGTGATTGAGGATGTATTCAAGGAAGGGATCAGCTTGCAGCACCGTATCGCAGGGAGAGTCAATAATGGAAACTAA
- a CDS encoding MarR family transcriptional regulator, with the protein MLKHTNLETLVKRCAAFRKVYARISAPELKHYQLSPSEVDILIFLSNNRTINTAKELSAFLGISKGLVARGIESLLLKGYVYIETDNSDRRIQHLFLTEAAQEVIQVLLKKRSEVEAHILKGIPQEHINIVLQTFDRINANIENIIETNEHTLEE; encoded by the coding sequence ATGCTCAAACATACCAATCTGGAAACACTTGTAAAGCGTTGTGCGGCTTTTCGTAAGGTTTATGCCAGAATAAGTGCGCCTGAGCTGAAGCATTACCAGCTCTCTCCCAGCGAAGTGGATATTCTGATTTTCCTATCCAACAATCGTACAATCAATACGGCAAAGGAGCTGAGTGCATTTCTTGGTATATCCAAGGGGCTGGTTGCCAGAGGGATTGAATCCCTGCTGCTAAAGGGATATGTATACATAGAAACAGACAATAGTGACCGGCGTATACAGCACCTGTTTCTGACAGAAGCGGCACAGGAGGTCATTCAGGTGCTTTTGAAAAAACGCAGCGAGGTGGAAGCTCACATTCTGAAGGGGATCCCACAGGAGCATATAAATATCGTCCTACAGACCTTTGATCGCATCAATGCGAATATCGAAAATATTATAGAAACAAACGAACATACATTGGAGGAATGA
- a CDS encoding 4Fe-4S binding protein, producing the protein MSLFDHEARQFKFDVLREVSKRAFDGKLNDDVCDEVANLLIPGKHAEFRCCIYKEKEIIRQRTRMALGKPPVPVENDNKRQIVRVIEAACDGCSIHKIQVTDNCRKCMAKACLSACKFDAIHMGEDHAFIDYDKCKECGACKNACPFNAIVETQRPCMKSCPVDAIRMGEDGLAKIDEAKCINCGACQAKCPFGAIEDMSWMLDVIELLKKKEEVYAVFAPAIQGQFDSATLPQIMQAMRELGFSDVYEAAIGADAVAWYEKEDAKKHKAEGKKITTSCCPAFVNMAKQHFPTVYESSVSHMVSPMVATTRYLKKHHPNCKVVFVGPCVAKKQEVQDSEVDFCITFEELGAMFVSRHISPENVPAKEEDTASAYGRFFSVGGGVSKAVAVALKENNDEAVTAEYADGSDACKKALLMMKVNRFQADILEGMACQGGCICGPATIENMPKAKARMTKENLAIKDKTIASTLEKYDFSDIDLHR; encoded by the coding sequence ATGTCATTATTTGATCACGAAGCCAGACAGTTTAAATTCGACGTACTGAGAGAGGTCAGCAAGCGTGCGTTTGATGGAAAACTGAATGATGACGTCTGTGATGAGGTAGCGAATCTGTTGATTCCGGGGAAACATGCAGAATTCCGCTGCTGTATTTATAAGGAAAAAGAAATCATACGCCAGCGGACGCGAATGGCGCTTGGTAAGCCGCCGGTACCGGTGGAGAATGACAACAAGCGTCAGATTGTACGCGTGATTGAAGCAGCATGTGACGGCTGCAGCATCCATAAAATACAGGTGACGGATAATTGCCGGAAGTGTATGGCAAAGGCCTGCCTGTCTGCATGTAAATTTGATGCGATTCATATGGGGGAGGATCACGCTTTTATCGATTATGATAAATGTAAGGAATGCGGGGCCTGCAAAAATGCATGTCCGTTCAATGCCATCGTTGAAACACAGCGTCCCTGCATGAAAAGCTGTCCGGTCGATGCGATCCGTATGGGAGAAGACGGACTGGCGAAAATCGATGAGGCAAAATGTATAAATTGTGGTGCCTGTCAGGCGAAATGTCCGTTTGGCGCAATTGAGGATATGTCCTGGATGCTGGATGTTATCGAGCTGCTGAAGAAAAAAGAAGAGGTTTATGCGGTGTTTGCTCCTGCTATTCAGGGGCAGTTTGACAGCGCAACGCTGCCGCAGATCATGCAGGCAATGCGTGAGCTGGGCTTTAGCGACGTATACGAAGCGGCTATTGGAGCGGATGCTGTGGCATGGTATGAAAAGGAAGATGCAAAAAAGCACAAGGCAGAGGGAAAGAAAATCACTACCTCCTGCTGCCCTGCCTTCGTAAACATGGCGAAGCAGCATTTCCCGACGGTATATGAAAGCAGTGTTTCACATATGGTAAGCCCAATGGTTGCGACAACGCGCTATCTGAAAAAGCATCACCCGAATTGCAAGGTCGTATTCGTGGGACCATGTGTTGCGAAAAAGCAGGAGGTTCAGGACAGTGAGGTTGATTTCTGTATCACCTTCGAAGAGCTTGGCGCAATGTTTGTATCCAGGCATATCTCTCCGGAAAATGTTCCTGCGAAGGAAGAGGATACCGCTTCTGCCTATGGACGATTCTTCTCTGTCGGCGGTGGTGTATCCAAGGCGGTTGCCGTTGCTTTAAAGGAGAATAATGATGAGGCGGTAACAGCGGAATATGCAGATGGAAGCGATGCCTGCAAAAAAGCGCTGCTCATGATGAAGGTGAATCGGTTTCAGGCAGACATTCTGGAGGGTATGGCATGTCAGGGCGGCTGTATCTGCGGACCGGCGACTATAGAAAATATGCCGAAAGCGAAAGCACGCATGACCAAGGAAAATTTGGCAATCAAGGATAAGACGATTGCATCTACCCTTGAGAAATATGATTTCTCGGATATTGATTTACACAGATAA
- a CDS encoding transglycosylase domain-containing protein — protein MKIIRKLFLILLLIVLIALTLFVGLGFVNYVKATNEVSISEKVEEIKHKKSYVTYDEISEELLQATVAIEDRRFYEHHGVEYRSMARALYQNVLAGQIRGGGSTITQQLAKNMYYTYQPSYLRKVSEIFTAYDLERELSKKEILELYVNVINYGDNYIGIKAASEGYFHKEPKDLTLDEATLLAGLPQSPANYQLSNHESAARNRQIQVLNAMIRENMIDEQQKAAVMKQVEK, from the coding sequence GTGAAGATTATAAGAAAACTGTTCCTGATTTTGCTGCTGATCGTTTTGATTGCTCTCACACTGTTTGTAGGACTTGGCTTTGTAAATTATGTCAAGGCTACCAATGAGGTCAGCATCAGTGAAAAGGTAGAGGAAATTAAACATAAAAAGTCCTATGTAACGTATGATGAAATCAGCGAGGAGCTGCTGCAGGCAACGGTTGCAATCGAGGACCGGCGCTTTTATGAGCATCATGGGGTGGAGTACCGTTCCATGGCCAGAGCGCTGTACCAGAATGTGCTGGCGGGGCAGATTCGCGGAGGAGGGAGCACCATCACGCAGCAGCTGGCAAAAAATATGTATTACACCTATCAGCCGTCCTATCTGCGCAAGGTCAGTGAGATTTTTACCGCATACGATCTTGAAAGGGAACTGAGCAAAAAAGAAATATTGGAGCTGTATGTCAACGTGATCAATTACGGAGATAATTATATCGGAATCAAGGCGGCAAGTGAGGGATATTTTCATAAGGAACCAAAAGATCTGACGCTGGATGAGGCAACGCTTTTGGCAGGTCTTCCACAATCTCCTGCAAATTATCAGCTGAGTAATCATGAATCCGCAGCCAGAAATCGGCAGATTCAGGTACTGAATGCAATGATTCGTGAAAATATGATCGATGAGCAGCAGAAGGCGGCAGTCATGAAGCAGGTGGAAAAGTAA
- a CDS encoding ABC transporter permease subunit: MSEFLEYVQSIQGQILSLSWEHVELTLLSVILAIAIGVPLGILISYLKKLTKPVLGIANIVQAIPSLALLGFAIPFLGIGSKPAIFMVILYSLLPIIKNTYTGIQSIPDQTLEAAKGIGMTRAQILIKVQIPMALPIIMAGVRISAVTAVGLMTIAAFIGAGGLGYLVYSGIRTSNNMQILAGAVPACILALVIDSFMGILERVVVPEGLTIGNLQTNRPVRKSTKLIVSLLCLCLLMASVGGRLMKGVSKDALHIGSSDMSEQLILGNMYADMIEAKTDYKVQRDLSLGGVQICFSALQNGQIDMYVDYTGTLYGDILKMKSNSNADEVYRIAKEKIKEQYNLTLLDQTPFNDTYTFTVRKDTAEKYNLKTVSDLEKVSDRLTITPTLAFNNRKEALPGIKSKYPNMNFQDNIAMDGATRYVALANKESDVIDAYSTDGLIDYYDLVVLEDDKQYFLPYYGVPMVSDHLLTEYPDAVGVINELSKHLSSEGMRKLNYEVDVKKREPAEVAHEFLVQEGLLEK, from the coding sequence ATGAGTGAATTTCTCGAATATGTACAATCCATCCAGGGACAGATTTTATCGTTGAGCTGGGAGCATGTGGAGCTTACGCTGTTATCTGTGATTCTTGCCATTGCGATTGGTGTTCCTCTTGGGATTTTAATTTCCTATCTCAAAAAGCTGACAAAGCCGGTTCTGGGAATTGCCAATATCGTTCAGGCCATACCGAGCCTTGCCTTGCTTGGGTTTGCAATCCCGTTCCTTGGAATCGGCTCCAAGCCCGCCATCTTTATGGTTATTCTGTATTCGCTTCTGCCAATTATTAAAAATACGTATACCGGTATTCAAAGCATACCGGATCAGACACTGGAGGCGGCTAAGGGTATCGGTATGACAAGAGCGCAGATTCTTATAAAGGTACAAATTCCCATGGCATTGCCAATTATTATGGCGGGTGTACGGATTTCTGCTGTTACAGCTGTCGGACTGATGACGATTGCGGCCTTTATCGGAGCAGGAGGTCTTGGCTACCTTGTATATTCTGGTATCCGAACATCCAACAATATGCAGATTCTGGCCGGTGCAGTTCCTGCCTGTATTCTGGCGCTGGTTATTGATTCCTTTATGGGAATCCTGGAGCGTGTGGTTGTTCCGGAAGGACTGACGATTGGAAATTTACAGACCAATCGACCTGTACGCAAATCAACAAAACTTATCGTATCGCTGCTGTGTCTTTGCCTGCTGATGGCTTCTGTTGGGGGCAGACTTATGAAGGGCGTGAGTAAGGACGCTTTGCATATCGGGAGCTCCGATATGAGTGAACAGCTGATTCTCGGCAACATGTATGCCGATATGATAGAAGCGAAAACGGACTACAAGGTACAAAGAGATCTTTCTCTTGGCGGGGTACAGATATGCTTCAGCGCACTGCAAAACGGTCAGATTGACATGTATGTTGATTATACCGGAACATTATATGGCGATATTTTAAAAATGAAATCAAACAGCAATGCAGATGAGGTGTATCGCATTGCGAAAGAAAAAATCAAAGAACAATATAATCTTACACTGCTGGATCAGACGCCGTTTAACGATACCTATACCTTTACTGTGCGCAAGGATACAGCAGAGAAATACAATTTAAAGACAGTCAGTGATCTGGAAAAGGTATCCGATCGTCTTACCATCACACCAACCCTGGCATTCAATAATCGTAAAGAGGCGCTGCCAGGCATCAAAAGCAAATATCCGAACATGAACTTTCAGGATAATATTGCAATGGATGGAGCGACACGCTATGTAGCTCTGGCCAATAAAGAAAGTGATGTGATTGATGCATATTCCACGGACGGACTGATCGACTATTATGATCTGGTCGTGCTGGAGGATGATAAACAGTATTTTCTTCCATACTATGGGGTACCTATGGTAAGCGATCATCTGCTTACGGAGTATCCGGATGCAGTTGGGGTGATCAATGAGCTTAGCAAGCATCTGAGCAGCGAAGGGATGCGAAAGCTGAATTATGAGGTGGATGTAAAAAAACGTGAGCCGGCAGAGGTTGCACACGAATTTCTGGTACAGGAGGGGCTGCTGGAAAAATAA
- a CDS encoding DMT family transporter: MKKIYANMILVVVTVVWGGGFIATDGALDALSPFYIMMIRFVGAAVFPLLICWKKLRRLDRATIGHGIVTGIFLFLAFAFQTFGLKYSTPSKNAFLTATNVVFVPYLLWLLWHRRPSRKELIASLLCIVGIALLTLKKDALMLGFGDMLSLICALFFALHIIALERYSAHVDTVCMTALQMMTAGVISTICALTLEQPPTSFNWHAAGNVAYLIFVSTLLAYLLQTFAQKFTTANSASLILSMEALFASIFSFLLLGEVMSPPMILGACLIFSSILYIEYKPGRKKKEKQQDICRKKV, encoded by the coding sequence ATGAAAAAAATATACGCAAATATGATACTGGTGGTTGTTACCGTTGTCTGGGGAGGCGGTTTCATCGCTACCGACGGAGCGCTGGATGCGTTGTCTCCATTTTATATCATGATGATACGTTTTGTAGGGGCTGCTGTTTTTCCATTGCTGATCTGCTGGAAAAAGCTGCGCAGGCTGGATCGTGCAACGATTGGACATGGAATCGTGACAGGGATATTTCTGTTTCTGGCGTTTGCCTTTCAAACCTTTGGCTTGAAGTATTCAACGCCGAGTAAGAATGCATTTCTGACCGCTACCAATGTGGTGTTTGTACCCTATCTGCTCTGGCTGCTTTGGCATCGGCGTCCCTCCCGCAAGGAGCTGATTGCTTCATTGCTGTGCATTGTGGGCATTGCACTGCTGACGTTGAAAAAGGATGCACTCATGCTGGGCTTCGGCGATATGCTGTCCCTTATCTGCGCCTTGTTCTTCGCATTGCATATCATTGCGCTGGAACGCTACTCTGCCCATGTGGATACGGTGTGCATGACCGCTTTGCAAATGATGACAGCCGGCGTTATTTCCACGATATGTGCATTGACGCTGGAACAGCCGCCGACCTCCTTTAACTGGCATGCGGCAGGAAATGTGGCCTATCTGATTTTTGTGTCAACTCTGCTTGCCTATCTGCTGCAGACCTTTGCGCAGAAATTTACAACTGCCAACAGCGCATCCCTGATCCTGTCCATGGAGGCGCTGTTTGCTTCCATCTTCTCCTTCCTGCTGCTGGGGGAGGTAATGAGTCCTCCGATGATACTCGGAGCCTGTCTGATTTTCTCCTCCATTCTATATATTGAATATAAGCCGGGACGAAAGAAGAAAGAGAAGCAGCAGGATATCTGCAGAAAAAAAGTATAA
- a CDS encoding MATE family efflux transporter yields the protein MKMSKEVDLGKESIGRLFFMLAVPAILSQLVNALYNMVDRMYIGHIPEVGATALTGVGISFPIIMIISAFAALVAMGGAPRASILMGQQDIKGAEKILGNCCCALIITALVLTIAVIGFHTPLLYMFGASENTIGYAQSYMIIYAAGTIFVQLTLGMNAFISAQGFSRISMLTVVIGAITNIILDPILIFVFDMGVQGAALATVISQGISSVWVMRFLMGKQTILKLRMSNFRIKAKVLLPSLALGVAPFIMQSTESILVLCFNSSLLKYGGDLAVGAMTILSSVMQFAMLPLSGFTQGAQPIISYNYGANNAYRVKKAFRLLLISCLTYSAVLWLLAMVVPNMFAAIFTSDPALTEITVWALRIYMGGCLLFGAQIACQQTFIALGNAKTSAFLAMFRKIIVLIPLIYILPMFIEDKVMAVFLAEPIADILAVLTTVTMFVLFFKKLFRNMDEEHVEEAKQQTQLEEKEA from the coding sequence ATGAAGATGTCAAAAGAAGTGGATTTGGGAAAGGAAAGCATTGGCAGATTATTTTTTATGCTGGCAGTACCGGCTATTTTATCACAGCTGGTTAACGCTCTGTACAATATGGTAGACCGTATGTATATCGGTCATATACCGGAAGTGGGTGCAACGGCCCTGACAGGTGTCGGAATCAGCTTTCCTATTATCATGATTATATCCGCCTTTGCGGCACTTGTCGCAATGGGGGGAGCACCACGTGCTTCTATTCTGATGGGGCAGCAGGATATCAAGGGGGCGGAGAAGATTCTCGGAAACTGCTGCTGTGCCCTGATCATCACCGCTCTGGTGCTTACCATAGCTGTCATCGGTTTTCATACACCACTGCTTTATATGTTTGGAGCAAGTGAGAATACGATCGGCTATGCACAGTCCTATATGATCATATATGCTGCCGGCACGATTTTCGTCCAGCTTACGCTTGGGATGAACGCCTTTATATCCGCGCAGGGCTTCAGCAGAATCAGTATGCTGACCGTTGTAATCGGAGCAATCACCAATATCATTTTGGATCCGATACTGATTTTTGTTTTCGATATGGGAGTGCAGGGTGCTGCGCTCGCCACGGTTATATCACAGGGTATTTCTTCCGTTTGGGTCATGCGCTTTCTGATGGGAAAGCAGACGATATTGAAGCTGCGCATGAGCAATTTCCGTATAAAAGCAAAGGTGCTGTTACCCTCGCTTGCCTTAGGTGTGGCACCCTTCATAATGCAATCAACGGAAAGTATTCTCGTATTGTGCTTTAACTCTTCCCTCTTGAAGTATGGGGGAGACCTTGCAGTCGGTGCTATGACGATACTATCGAGTGTTATGCAGTTTGCCATGCTGCCACTATCCGGCTTTACCCAGGGAGCACAGCCGATTATCAGCTATAACTACGGAGCAAACAATGCCTATCGTGTGAAAAAGGCCTTTCGTCTTTTGCTGATCAGCTGTCTGACCTACTCTGCTGTACTCTGGCTGCTTGCCATGGTGGTGCCGAATATGTTTGCGGCGATATTTACCAGTGATCCCGCTCTAACAGAAATTACCGTGTGGGCTTTGCGCATTTATATGGGAGGTTGCCTGCTGTTTGGCGCACAGATTGCCTGTCAGCAAACCTTTATTGCCCTTGGCAACGCAAAAACCTCAGCATTTCTTGCGATGTTTCGTAAAATTATCGTTTTGATCCCGCTGATTTATATCCTTCCGATGTTTATAGAGGATAAGGTTATGGCAGTATTTCTGGCAGAGCCGATCGCGGATATACTGGCCGTTCTGACTACGGTAACGATGTTCGTGCTCTTCTTCAAAAAGCTGTTTCGTAACATGGATGAAGAACATGTGGAAGAAGCAAAGCAGCAAACACAACTGGAGGAAAAGGAAGCATAA
- a CDS encoding ABC transporter ATP-binding protein translates to MLEFQHVSKTFKNQEVLHDINMEIHDGEFVVLIGPSGCGKTTSLKMINRLIAPSKGQILLNGSDIRNEDVIRLRRNMGYVIQQTGLFPHMNIEDNMEVIAKLEHVEQAQRRARTRELMEMVGLDYAEFSQRYPQELSGGQQQRVGVARAFALDPDIILMDEPFSALDPITRSSLQDQLLQIQENVRKTIVFVTHDMDEAIKIADRICIMHDGNIVQFDTPEEILKHPVNEFVSSFVGKNRIWDSPELIRASDIMIKRVITTYPGVSLVRAYEYMRYNKVDTLMVVDHSQMLQGMITAKMIRRQPRDNHLLVRDIMVNPAYCAQEDDNLVDVMQQTRQHDFYNVPVLDEQGKLRGLITRSSLVTTFSKQFDLEEGEQA, encoded by the coding sequence ATGTTGGAATTTCAGCATGTTTCCAAAACTTTTAAAAATCAGGAGGTTCTTCATGATATCAATATGGAGATTCACGACGGGGAATTTGTTGTACTGATCGGCCCCAGCGGCTGCGGGAAGACAACGTCCCTGAAAATGATCAATCGTTTGATCGCTCCCTCGAAAGGTCAGATACTTTTGAATGGCAGTGATATTCGAAATGAGGATGTGATTCGTCTGCGAAGAAATATGGGATATGTCATCCAGCAGACAGGCTTGTTTCCGCATATGAATATAGAGGATAATATGGAGGTGATTGCAAAGCTGGAGCATGTGGAGCAGGCACAGCGCAGGGCAAGGACCAGGGAGCTGATGGAAATGGTCGGACTGGACTATGCCGAATTTTCCCAACGCTATCCGCAGGAGCTCAGCGGCGGTCAGCAGCAAAGAGTCGGTGTGGCCAGAGCCTTTGCTCTTGATCCGGATATCATCCTGATGGATGAGCCGTTTTCCGCACTGGACCCGATTACGCGATCATCACTGCAGGATCAGCTTTTACAGATTCAGGAAAACGTGAGAAAAACGATCGTATTCGTAACACATGATATGGATGAGGCAATTAAAATTGCAGATCGTATCTGCATTATGCATGATGGAAACATTGTGCAATTCGATACACCTGAGGAAATTCTAAAGCATCCGGTTAACGAATTTGTCAGCAGCTTTGTCGGTAAAAACCGCATCTGGGATTCGCCGGAGCTGATTCGTGCCAGTGATATCATGATTAAGCGTGTCATTACAACCTATCCGGGTGTTTCTCTGGTACGTGCCTATGAATACATGCGTTACAACAAGGTGGATACGCTGATGGTGGTTGATCACAGCCAGATGCTGCAGGGAATGATCACGGCCAAAATGATTCGCAGACAGCCGCGGGACAATCACCTGCTGGTGCGTGATATTATGGTCAATCCTGCATACTGTGCTCAGGAGGATGATAACCTTGTGGATGTTATGCAGCAGACAAGACAGCATGACTTTTACAATGTTCCTGTATTGGATGAGCAGGGAAAGCTGCGTGGACTGATTACCAGAAGCTCTCTGGTGACAACCTTCTCCAAGCAGTTTGATCTGGAAGAAGGTGAACAGGCATGA
- a CDS encoding CPBP family intramembrane metalloprotease, giving the protein METKPAVYSLSIGRMLALLVHYFAGYLYVYRIVATKITLAVQPGATILLPWVQLLIYVFTAGVAILLAWPVLRDSWMKFRRNTGANLKMSAYLIVVILAVNMLLSLLIGLLTQTGNSVNQEEIRNASTVLPLMTILSTCVFAPIIEETVFRAGAFSCLRSRIGFWTAAIISSILFGSIHIVDSLLAGNLVDVSYLLVYAGIGMVLAYGYEKSSSCLVPGMVHAGNNIISMLFMLL; this is encoded by the coding sequence ATGGAAACTAAACCAGCTGTTTACAGCTTATCCATTGGGCGTATGCTTGCCCTGCTTGTGCATTATTTTGCAGGCTATCTGTATGTATACCGTATCGTTGCGACAAAAATTACGCTTGCCGTTCAACCTGGGGCAACGATTCTGCTGCCATGGGTGCAGCTCCTGATTTACGTATTTACTGCCGGTGTAGCCATCTTGCTTGCGTGGCCGGTTCTACGGGATTCCTGGATGAAATTTCGCAGGAATACAGGGGCGAATCTGAAAATGAGTGCCTATCTGATTGTGGTCATTCTGGCTGTAAATATGCTGCTGTCTTTGCTGATTGGACTTTTGACGCAGACTGGAAACAGCGTCAATCAGGAAGAGATTCGCAATGCCAGTACAGTGTTACCACTGATGACAATTTTGTCAACGTGTGTATTTGCGCCGATTATTGAGGAAACGGTGTTTCGTGCAGGGGCTTTTTCCTGCCTGCGAAGCAGAATCGGATTTTGGACAGCTGCAATCATCAGCAGTATCCTGTTTGGGTCCATCCATATCGTGGATTCACTTCTTGCAGGAAATCTGGTGGATGTCAGCTATCTGCTTGTATATGCCGGAATCGGAATGGTTCTGGCCTACGGATATGAAAAAAGCTCTTCCTGTCTGGTACCCGGTATGGTACATGCAGGAAATAATATCATATCCATGCTTTTTATGCTTTTATAA
- a CDS encoding YneF family protein has translation MDFLSSVLFTLVGLAIGGFLGFYFTKKKFEKELRENPPINEKMIRAMFLQMGRKPSEAQIKQIMKSVNANR, from the coding sequence ATGGATTTTTTAAGCTCTGTGTTATTTACCCTTGTAGGATTGGCAATTGGGGGATTCCTCGGTTTCTATTTCACAAAAAAGAAATTCGAGAAAGAACTTAGAGAAAACCCGCCTATCAACGAGAAAATGATTCGTGCGATGTTTTTACAAATGGGAAGAAAACCATCTGAGGCTCAGATTAAACAGATAATGAAGTCAGTGAACGCAAACAGATAA
- a CDS encoding xanthine phosphoribosyltransferase, whose amino-acid sequence MRLLEEYIKKYGNALNEDVLKVDAFLNHQIDAQLMMELAKDFKEHFKDKHITKIATIETSGIAPAVMLGYLLQVPVVYFKKDTSRIMKDDLYTCQIHSFTKNKDYDIICSKKYLSADDHVLFLDDFMANGEACLGGIEILKQANAFIEGIGIVIEKAFQRGRLKVEAQGYPVYSQARIASLSQGTITFVSEEYEVA is encoded by the coding sequence ATGAGATTACTGGAAGAATACATAAAAAAATACGGCAATGCTCTGAATGAGGATGTTTTAAAGGTGGATGCTTTTTTGAACCATCAAATTGATGCACAGCTGATGATGGAGCTGGCAAAGGATTTCAAAGAGCATTTCAAGGATAAGCACATCACCAAAATTGCGACAATTGAGACAAGTGGTATCGCACCCGCAGTCATGCTCGGTTACCTGCTGCAGGTTCCCGTTGTCTATTTCAAAAAGGATACCTCCCGGATCATGAAGGACGATCTGTATACCTGTCAGATCCATTCCTTTACCAAAAACAAGGATTATGATATCATCTGCAGTAAGAAATATTTGTCCGCTGATGACCATGTCCTGTTTCTGGATGATTTCATGGCGAATGGTGAGGCATGTCTTGGCGGGATCGAAATACTGAAGCAGGCAAACGCTTTTATCGAGGGCATAGGAATCGTAATTGAGAAAGCCTTTCAGCGGGGGCGCCTGAAGGTAGAGGCGCAGGGGTATCCGGTGTATTCTCAGGCACGCATCGCTTCCCTTTCACAGGGAACGATTACATTCGTTTCCGAAGAGTACGAGGTTGCATAG